In a genomic window of Lycium ferocissimum isolate CSIRO_LF1 chromosome 9, AGI_CSIRO_Lferr_CH_V1, whole genome shotgun sequence:
- the LOC132030666 gene encoding small ribosomal subunit protein bS6c, whose protein sequence is MASFSSSSSSILPSLTSTLSSSKPSIPFNFSPFTKTSKRVTNSVQILKAQTLEFSGSFFEGGFGENNDEPPTTPWSGISAVEDKEEPQCPPGLRPYETMAVLRPDMSEDERLALTQKYEELLVAGGGMYVEVFNRGVIPLAYSIRRKNKAGETNTYLDGIYLLFTYFTKPESIAALEATLIADDDVIRSSTFKIRKRKY, encoded by the exons AtggcttctttttcttcatcatcttcatcaataCTCCCATCTTTGACCTCCACACTCTCTTCATCTAAACCTTCAATACCCTTCAACTTCAGTCCTTTCACTAAAACTTCTAAAAGGGTCACCAATTCTGTCCAAATCTTGAAAGCCCAAACACTAGAATTTTCAGGTTCTTTCTTCGAAGGTGGTTTCGGAGAAAACAATGATGAGCCACCAACTACACCTTGGTCTGGTATTTCTGCTGTTGAAGATAAAGAGGAACCACAGTGTCCACCTGGTTTGCGCCCTTATGAAACTATGGCTGTTTTAAGACCAGATATGTCTGAAGATGAAAGACTTGCTCTTACCCAAAAATACGAAGAG TTGCTGGTTGCTGGTGGTGGTATGTATGTGGAGGTCTTCAACCGGGGGGTTATTCCGCTTGCATACAGcattagaagaaaaaataaagctgGAGAGACAAATACATACTTGGATGGGATTTACCTCTTGTTCACTTATTTTACTAAACCTGAATCCATTGCAGCCCTTGAGGCAACACTGATAGCTGATGATGATGTTATCCGATCGTCCACTTTCAAGATCAGGAAAAGGAAATACTAG
- the LOC132030667 gene encoding uncharacterized protein LOC132030667 — translation MGLWTLLEGCLLLANALAILNEDRFLAPRGWSFQEYSGVRRNSFKGQLLGLIYATQYLRVLLILLNTLCIVVKFVSG, via the coding sequence ATGGGTTTGTGGACATTGCTTGAGGGCTGCCTGCTTCTTGCAAATGCACTTGCAATATTGAACGAAGACCGTTTCCTTGCTCCGAGAGGATGGAGCTTCCAGGAATATTCAGGGGTCCGGAGAAATTCATTCAAGGGCCAGCTACTTGGTCTTATTTATGCAACTCAATATCTGAGAGTTCTTCTCATACTCCTCAACACACTCTGTATTGTTGTAAAGTTTGTATCTGGATGA
- the LOC132030660 gene encoding 26S proteasome non-ATPase regulatory subunit 8 homolog A, with protein MDPKLTEVSQIFERFKAAFVRNDFDTCTRLLSQLKVLLTVFKSLPPLFQETPNAIHELTIARDIYEHAVVLSVKMEDQDAFERDFFQLKPYYTDARGRLPPSPQEYPILGLNLLRLLVQNRIAEFHTELELLSQSALDNPCIKHAVELEQSFMEGAYHRVLSARQTVPDATYAYFMDLLAKTVRDEIAGCSEKAYDRLSTSDARQMLLFSSDQELLQYVEEEHPEWEIKDGFIIFQNVKDSVPCKEIPSLQLITQTLSYARELERIV; from the exons ATGGATCCAAAGCTAACTGAAGTTTCACAGATATTCGAACGATTCAAAGCTGCTTTTGTGCGTAACGATTTCGATACTTGCACTAGGTTACTCTCTCAACTCAAG GTTCTGTTGACCGTATTCAAGAGCCTGCCTCCTCTATTCCAAGAAACACCTAATGCCATCCATGAGTTGACAATTGCAA GAGATATCTACGAGCATGCAGTTGTTTTATCTGTGAAGATGGAGGACCAGGATGCTTTTGAGAGGGACTTCTTTCAGCTAAAACCTTATTATACAGATGCACG CGGCCGTCTTCCACCCTCCCCGCAGGAATACCCTATCTTAGGTCTCAACCTTCTGAGACTCCTTGTTCAGAACAGGATTGCTGAATTCCACACCGAACTAGAGTTACTTTCTCAAAGTGCTTTGGATAACCCATGTATAAAGCATGCTGTTGAATTAGAGCAATCCTTCATGGAAGGGGCCTACCACCGGGTGTTGAGTGCACGACAGACCGTGCCTGATGCAACCTATGCTTATTTCATGGATCTGCTTGCAAAGACTGTGAG GGATGAGATAGCTGGATGCAGTGAGAAGGCTTATGACCGTCTTTCAACTAGTGATGCTAGGCAAATGTTGCTGTTCTCATCTGATCAAGAACTTCTTCAATATGTTGAGGAG GAGCATCCCGAGTGGGAGATCAAAGACGGGTTTATCATCTTCCAAAATGTAAAGGATTCAGTGCCTTGCAAGGAAATACCATCCCTTCAGCTCATCACTCAAACACTCAGCTACGCAAGGGAGTTGGAGCGTATTGTCTGA